Proteins encoded within one genomic window of Humulus lupulus chromosome 1, drHumLupu1.1, whole genome shotgun sequence:
- the LOC133828599 gene encoding secreted RxLR effector protein 161-like codes for MICQEGSGNVCQKEARSVNTPIGAHFKLKSLTEEEEASFEEEKMKGVPYANAVGSIMYDMVSTRPDLAYGIILVSRCMSKPSLEQWQVVKWLLWYMKGTANLQILYTKSDQNECEVMGYCDSDFAGDCDKKRSLSGYVFTVGGNVVSWNSNLQHVVALSSTEA; via the coding sequence ATGATATGTCAAGAAGGTAGTGGGAATGTTTGTCAAAAGGAAGCCAGATCTGTCAACACTCCCATTGGAGCCCACTTCAAGCTCAAGTCTCttacagaagaagaagaagcgtcttttgaagaagaaaagatgaagggagttCCTTATGCTAATGCTGTTGGTAGCATTATGTATGATATGGTATCAACAAGACCTGATTTAGCATATGGAATTATTTTGGTTAGTAGGTGTATGAGCAAACCAAGCTTGGAACAATGGCAAGTTGTGAAATGGTTACTATGGTACATGAAGGGCACTGCAAACCTACAGATTTTGTACACAAAGTCAGACCAGAATGAATGTGAAGTTATGGGGTATTGTGACTCAGATTTTGCTGGAGATTGTGATAAAAAAAGATCTTTATCTGGGTATGTTTTCACTGTTGGAGGGAATGTTGTAAGCTGGAATTCTAATTTACAACATGTTGTGGCTCTCTCTTCGACTGAAGCATAA